Part of the Trichoderma asperellum chromosome 1, complete sequence genome is shown below.
CTGTCTACCGCATCGGGCGGCTTGCATTTCATCCTTTCGATCTCCAGCCTAAAAGGACTCTCGGTGGCGGTCGCACCAAGCTAATAGTTCTAGGGCGAGATACTTCTAAGCTCGCCTCTCCATGCAGTTCTTACAGGTCTAGACCCAGCTCTGCCGTCATGTGTCGAAAGATACGCGGCGCGGAATAGCACCAGTCTGGCCTGGGCGCGGCTCTTATCAACGCCTCCATCCTCTTCTGGctgagatgctgctgcagtagtagtactgtATATCCTGTCCAGTGCAAGCGAGAATCCCGCCCCCAAAGATCCAATCCCTGCAGGAAGGATAACGGCCATCCTAGTCCACCAAAATCCTGGAGTGGGCGCACCTTTGCCGCCAACCGACCAACAGCTCTCACTCCCACGTGTGAATTGTTGGAGAATAATCACCCTGCGTTGTCTCATGAGCGAAGTGAAAGGCTATTGGATCTAGTTTGTGTGGTACTGTGCTAGTGCTAGGATCAAGTGCTGCATTCCATCGTCCCCCACACGACAAGGCTGCTGTCAATGCTGTCAGAAACCTGATTCATAAACTTTTGTGTTTAGTGCCGGTAAGTTTCCAGTTTATTGACACTTGTTAGGTAAGTACAGTGCTGTATCCGGCGCGCTCGCCCAAGAGAATCAGCACAATGTTGCGTTAAGTCGTTCAGCCGCAGAAAGCTAGAGGGGTTTGACTTTTGGCCAGAAGCCAGCTAGAGATGTTCTATATGTGTGGCGTCAAATTACGAGAGCGCCAACGACAGGCAGGCCGCCCAAATAACACGAGCTACATGAGTCGTGCTTCGTTTTGCAATATGCGTTATTGGCCCCTTGGCTTTTCCGGAGTAGCGACGAAACCTAATCTACCTAGGCGCTGATTGCTGAGTTGCTATGTGGTTGTGTGGCAATTGATCTCCCAAACTACTGACCGCTATTCACGATACGAATATCTGGGGTAGGCCAGAAATAGGTCCCCTCATTTAGCTGTTCTCCACATCTCGTTCAGCCCTGAGCGCCCAACGATGGTCATGATTCATTCAGACGTTGGTGAAAGATATGTGCCGTCCTTTAGTTGGGGGGCTATCCTGATATGATGCCATATCCTGGGCCTCAGAGTTCAGCTCGCCCAACGTGGCTTttgatcttcttttctgaaaACAAACGGTTATCTTTGACCCTGGCTTATCCCAAGCAAGGGGCGTTACAGTTTTGGATTTCGCACGCAGGGAATCGAAAGGGGAACTTTTGAAATATTCGGGTTTGCTGTGCCGAGTCGTTTTGACCGTTGGCCGTGGCTTGTTCCGCTGTCTCCTCCCCTGAGTTACAGGATAAATTTGGCCGAGAAGCATGCTGTAGAAGGCGGCTGGGGTCATGATGTGTCTTTTAGCCCTAGTAAACTATCGTAGGGCTGGTGGTAATAGTTTGTTCGCTGGTggtgtgaagaagaaggctggctGTTCCTATGAATGGCTTTTGCAAGACGGTGATCTAGTTGTTTCTAGCGTATTTCCTGATTGACTGTTGCCAAAGCTGAAATGGCTAGTCACCATTCATATCATGGTGGCTTATCTCAGTATGCTGGCAGCCCAACAGATCTCGATTTGGCAAGTTTTCGTAGACCTGCTGAACATGCGCCGCCGCACTGCTATCAATGTttctcaatctcttttcATATTATTCCTAGATTTGTCGTTGGCCATCTGTAAGAGTTGACTACGGCAGATAGGAACGACAAAATAGAACCAAGGTTGGCTATATGGAATAAGCTCCAGCATACAACATGGTTTAACCACTCTTTGTGAGGTCGTTCTCTATGAGATTCAGCATCAACTGTCTTGGTCAGCTGGGATCAGACTTGGATGGATCTCTCTGTACTCTCTTTGTCTACGtgattataaatctttactTTTACATACGCAAATCAAAATGCTCATGTCTATAGAGATGCCTCGTCATCGAGCTACTTGCTGTAGTTTGCAAGTCGCAGTCTTGAAACCGGCCGGTTCCAATACAGCGCTTCACAATGTCCATCAAGCCATAAAGAAGCATAGCAGTCCATCTAGAGGTGATACTATGTGTAACTGGAGAATGCAATATACGTGATACGTTGTCTGCCACGTTCATTAAACAAGCCACGTCAACATCACCGGATAAATAAGTTTGGCACATCGTGGCATATTAATCCAGACGCTTTATTTGCAACTTCTACTGCATCTATGCCGTCTACTCCAACTTCAGCTCCGTCACCAATGTCTTGACCCGACTCTTATCCGCGCTCGTCCAATCGACACCCGTCAAACCATGCCCGTCTTCATGCCCATCCGCAGCCAGCTCTCCACTATCCACAAGCCCCCATATCTCATCAACCACCGCGCTGCGGATTCGCGGCCACGGGTGAGACATGAGCGCGCCGAGCCTCTTGCGGGCATCCTTTACGCCAATCTCAACGTTGTCTCCGGCGCTTtcagccccagcagcagcaattccGCCGTAAACCTTGATGCAGGCCGCGACTTTGCGCACGTTTCCAGTCTTGTATCCCGCCTTTTGGGTCTGCAAGCAGAGACTACGGTAATTGATGCCTTTGCAGCGCTGGAAGAGTCCCACGTGGAAGAGGAACGCGATGATCTCCAGAGTTGGCACAATGATTCGGTCTTCGCCCTGGCAGGTCTTTAGGTTGTGCAGCAGCGCGGAGCAGActagctgcagcttctcgggCGATTGCTCGCAGTAGTCTGTGAGGGCTGCACGGCTGTCGATGATGAGGTCTTCGTTGCCTGTGTCTGCTGAGGATACGTAACCGGCCATGAGGCCGGCCATCCAGGCGTTTGTATCGTCTTTGACTATGTCCATTATGTGCTTGTGTAGAGAGTCCTTATGGATGAGGTCCAAGAGTAGAGAAAAGTAGGCCTTTGATGAGAAACTCAGGTGGTTGGTGAGATACGTCTTTCTAGATGGTTGAATCGAGTCCTTAAGTTCATCAACATCACTAGAGAATGAAGATAAGAGTCTCACAATTAGCACCATATCCCCAAAAAGTTTGCTCGACTTCATAAATGCTAATTtagataaaagaaaagaaaagaaacttaCCCTTCGTTCATGAGTAGCGCAATAACATCCTTGGCCACACGGCGCACTCGGTCCAGCTTCTCAGCAGAGAGCCGCAGAATATTGTGAATCAGTTTCCGAACAGATGCCGCCACCCAGTCTCCTTGAGCATCAGGACGGCCAATATCTCCCCACAGAACTGTGATGGCTTTGAGAGTCTGAAATCGCACCAAGGAACCTTCATCACCTCTAGCTGTTGTTGTATAATCGTTCAGTCCATCCGCAAGAAGGTCCAAGAAGACAGTTGGCTTGTCACTGAGAATACGGCTGCTCAGAAGACTTTGCAGAATAGAAACTCTAGTTTCAATCTCGCTATCAACTCTCCATCGTTCGAGGAACGCAGCACATACAATGTCGTTTCCACTAACATCGTCCTGTGAGCTGTGAGCAAGGGGCTGcgccatggccatgacgTGATAGTATCCATTgccagttgctgctgcacggCTTCCAGGCTTGGCTGCGATCACCTTGGCCCATTGCTCCAACGTTTCAGTGCGTTGTTCGGGTGAAGAAAGCAAGAGAAGCATCAGaccagctgcagaagcatGTTGAACAGTCTCTTGCTCATTTCTGCTGAGCCATTTTAGAATTACGTTGCGTAGCCGGGAAGTCAATGTCTCAACTTCAGGAACATGCTGAGCCGAGCTAAAAGAAGAGACGATATCTGGCAATCCATGAGTTTTATCCACAGATAGAATATCAGCCCCCCTTTCAAGACGCTCAGAAGAGAAGTCGCTGAAAGACGCGAGCTGTACGATAGGTAGAGAGGATACAGCCAAACGACTTGCTGCTTCCACAATAAGCTCTGGCTTACGATACTCGGTGGCATTGCAATCTTCAAGAATCGCGGACACGTGGGTTAAAATGTTGCGTACGGTAGCGTGATCCAAAGACTTTGGCTGAGCCTTGCGTGCGAGTTCGGGGAAACCATCCAACACACCGGCAAAGCATGCCAGCAAACCGTGTCGTTCCTCCACTTGTCTTTTTTGCAAGCTGCTCAAGCGGTCCATCACCGAGTCGATCGATTCTTCGAAGCGAGCAAATGGCGTTTCTGATATTACATCGGATAATTCTACCATCAGCGTGCCAaatgcagcgccagcagctcgtCTCGAAGTCGTATCCATGTCGCCAATTCCTCGCCAGCCTAGGAtgccatcaacaacagcCTCGCCGTACTGCCCCGACAGCCTTGTTGCACCAAGCGCAACTTCTTGAACGGCGCGCGATCTCCGGGCTACGGCATGGTAATCCACACACTGGACGACTCCAATGCCATGCTCTACGGTATCTGGATGGCGACCAATAAGTTCTTGCAGCGCA
Proteins encoded:
- a CDS encoding uncharacterized protein (TransMembrane:1 (o1128-1145i)~BUSCO:EOG092D0HGD); amino-acid sequence: MDASENEIDVYLHKHSKVLLDELDQSLVTCLRKPDGRGGTRIRPWVRIRETLKATSVLDQFQELPQLLDPHLPKWIPFLAESYLEYLQTRHRQKRIPEHTNKLLAPLDYAISQILYSFCKVRGEKVIVRFLNVETKYLELILSAVEEAEAEADKVKDKKLEQTTSSSSSSTSASYKIWSWEQRYIALLWLSHLLFAPFDLSTISSADLDEGGVPPIAGLSWPPNVPSLTMRVIPLAIKYIACAGKERDAAKALLVRLAMRRDMQQLGILESLVQWSLKSLRPQKEDEVDNPYFYIGVLSFLAGILRSSSETSYMDKYLSTIFESMLELSASEDAISKVIMSQASARKMMLKVVRSLVVSLLRNSRRDMKATVLVENAIGYFLESLSDNDTPVRLSASKSLSIITLKLDPDMASQVVEAVLESLNRNVLWNKTSSKPGANRVRDLSAVNPLEWHGLMMTLSHLLYRRSPPASQLSDIFHSLLLGLTFEQRGISGASVGANVRDAACFGIWALARRYTTSELLAVPTKSVYAAKAHPPSSSVLQVLGTELVTTASLDPEGNIRRGASAALQELIGRHPDTVEHGIGVVQCVDYHAVARRSRAVQEVALGATRLSGQYGEAVVDGILGWRGIGDMDTTSRRAAGAAFGTLMVELSDVISETPFARFEESIDSVMDRLSSLQKRQVEERHGLLACFAGVLDGFPELARKAQPKSLDHATVRNILTHVSAILEDCNATEYRKPELIVEAASRLAVSSLPIVQLASFSDFSSERLERGADILSVDKTHGLPDIVSSFSSAQHVPEVETLTSRLRNVILKWLSRNEQETVQHASAAGLMLLLLSSPEQRTETLEQWAKVIAAKPGSRAAATGNGYYHVMAMAQPLAHSSQDDVSGNDIVCAAFLERWRVDSEIETRVSILQSLLSSRILSDKPTVFLDLLADGLNDYTTTARGDEGSLVRFQTLKAITVLWGDIGRPDAQGDWVAASVRKLIHNILRLSAEKLDRVRRVAKDVIALLMNEGDVDELKDSIQPSRKTYLTNHLSFSSKAYFSLLLDLIHKDSLHKHIMDIVKDDTNAWMAGLMAGYVSSADTGNEDLIIDSRAALTDYCEQSPEKLQLVCSALLHNLKTCQGEDRIIVPTLEIIAFLFHVGLFQRCKGINYRSLCLQTQKAGYKTGNVRKVAACIKVYGGIAAAGAESAGDNVEIGVKDARKRLGALMSHPWPRIRSAVVDEIWGLVDSGELAADGHEDGHGLTGVDWTSADKSRVKTLVTELKLE